CACATGTACAAACACTGACAGACTGTGTCTGTATAACTGACAGACTGTGTCTGTATAACTGACAGACTGTGTCTGTATAACTGACAGACTGTACTGTCCATGTCTGTCCATCACATCaccattgtttcttttttaaaagtctATTTGCTGAGATGTGTGAGCGTCTCTGCACTTCtgggttctttttcttcttcttctaatttgtatgttgcatttccagaaacaagaGCCTGACGTgttgtgtatgaacgtacagtgtgaacAGTCAGATCATATCAGAGTGTTGGtctgtacagtgtgagaacatgaatcatgAGCTGAAAACAATGATAGAAAACATCCCTCAGTGTATCTCAGCCTTAACGTGGAGTATGACAGGAAGCTGGAGAAGAAGCTTCAGCAAAACAACACCAGAGAGATCTGGAAAGGGATGAGGACCATCACTGGCTTTAAGTCAGCCACCATCAGAGGGATGGACAGTGGTTGGACGAGACCAACAAACTAAATCTGTTCTTCAACAGATTTGATACTGTGTCTACTGGACCCCCTACTGTCACCCCTAGTCACACCACTGCTGTCTGCACTCAAACACAATCACCCCctcctctctttttctttttcttgtctgcacatgatgtcaaaggtcaacactacaagaagtgtaatcttttttagacagcaatgcattttctttgtttttttttgttattacaattaaataaattgcattattttattgcataattctgaccatcaccagccctcccgaaggaaacactttattaaagggagaatataaaaagaggccacatggcgggccaccggagagggtagatggcgtaGACGGCCCCCCCCCAGACCACGCCGGCCCCACAGGAGCACGGCGGCACACCCACTCCCCAGAAGcggccaggcaccagccacacccCCCAGTTCAGGAGGCGACCCCCACCGCACGCCACCCCgaagcccccccccccgccgCAACAGGGAGCGGCTGAGCAGGAGAGAAGCCCGCGCCCGcatcagggccagcacaggccggCCGGGCACCACAATTCAATGCCCTCTacagggaggcggccccggcccccccgtcaagagaggacgccatcagccgcccaagcagggccatcccgccaccCACCGTGCCAGGGTGCTTGGGCGAacccaagcacccccagccaTGTCCCACCAACCCACACCAAGTGCCACCAGCAGATCCCCCACTCCCCACGGAGGCCACCTCCGGCCACACACGCGCCGACACGAGACACctccccgacgccagcacagcccggaggacggCGGGCCTCAGGCCACCCGCCCCACCCCGCCAAAGGCAGCGTGGCGCCACACCGAACGGCAGCCAGTTCCCGGGCGGAGGGCAGGAGAACGCGCCCCAATACGCCCCAACCAAAGACCCACCCCGGGGGAACCCCCGCCCCGGCACAGCGCCCATGGGGCCCGGCGCACCCAACCAGCAGACCAGCCACCCCTGACGCGGATCCGCAAGGGCAAGAACCACAGGCCGCCCccccacacacccacccagcacaaCTCCAGGGGGGGCCCCCGCACAGGCAAGGCCCCACCAAACCTCCGTCACGCGGCGCATACCGGCCCATGCGGCCCCCCAAGTGAGCCAAAGGGGAATGGCGGGGGGCAGGCACCGCGCTAGCAATATCCATGGCGACGGTGCGCTCAAGGGAACAAAGCCGAGGCTCCCAGACAGGCGGGCGGAGCGACCCACAGCAGCACCacgccacccagcgacccaggatGTAGGCGCCACCCCCGAGCAGTAGCCCCCCACCCCAGACCCCCCCGACCAGGAGCCACAACCATCACCACGTCATGCCCCCCCGACAGGCCCACCCCCAAGCTAACCCACCCGACGCAGCCctgcccgccccccaggcgaaAGCCACAGCTCCCCCCACCAGTACCCCGGGCCGACAGGAACCCCCCAACGCCCAACCCAGCAGGAGAGCAGGCGCCAGAGCAAAGGAAAAGGAGGAGGGGAGAACGGGACAGTGGGACAGAGAGCAAGGGGATAGAGCGGCAGAAAAACACGCAGGCCCCCAGCCCCACGGGCCCCCCAGACGTGTAcggagggggcaggagagcaaaaTCAAACAGCCCAGGGTCCAGAGGACATCCAGAAAGAACACACGCCCATGAAGAGGCACCCAAGCCACccaggccaccccacaagcccaggGAGATCCTGGTCTACAGTTTGATTAATGTGTTAGTAAAGAATGGTGCTGGCAGTTCGCTTGCAGGTTAGATCATTAGGCTAAGAAATCTAGAGTAAGgctgtactcacactggcaaccagggccgttcctaaccagctctgtacaTGTGTaaaaccatggggggccattgtctggcctgcgtaggtgtgaactgcaccatAGGGGGGTTAATGGCtcgatggtcctgctggaagaggtggtccaaacaccgtgccagactggcacggttggccgcgcatgcgcacgcacaTCTCGACTCGACCCGCgtgcaaaatgtgatgacgttggtaccgcgcgacgctttacggcacataaacatccgcattccgcaatgatagcggtgtcagaagtgctcgttagctgatgaaaagttcagagttggcgtttcctgatatatatgaagaacaccacagagaactcatggaggaagaggacaacatgaccgtcaggacttctctttgttcagccgacagcgggacagtaacggagtgtagcagctcatcatcaggtctgggtatttccgagggtataaatatacatataaactagggatgtaacgattcactcaactcccgatacgattcgattcacgatactgggttcacgatacgattctctcacgatttattttacaaaatgggactgtagacaaatgactgaaaaatattccttttttttggggggggggggtgaaatactgtaatattttcattgtcaaaagaattccttgataaactattcaaaacaatgcaatttaactcaaaataaatcttgaatgaaataaataaaggaataatacaaatgaagaagaagcctattaatttaaattctggttctatagtaaacaatacaaaactgcataatagttctttttctttttaaaagtgcaactaaaaatgtattttgtgccttaacaattggacttaaaaaaaaaaccagtctgcacaggtggtagagggtcgtcttctgatcgagaggttgggggttcgatcccagtacctgactatgtgtcgaagtgtccttgggcaagacactgaaccctaagttgctcccagtggtcgactagtgccttgcatgtcagtcctgtcccactggtgaatgagctgatatgtaaagagctttgagactgtttcagtggtgataaagctctatataaatcaagtccatttaccattccatttatttgcgtcagatatttgtttggaccagcagagggcgctggtaacccagtggtcggttggcatgcagatactgtatcttgcagtgaagaagagatgctacgctagcagacagagctaatagaaaaacgtgacttttactgATAatgacataatattacagatatgcTTTCAGTGCCAAAGGtataaggaatcatttatgaatatatttaagagtagaaggcggccacaaagaaagtattagcagactcccgcccgccgccaacacttttgggtagcgccctctgctggttaaaaaagtactgctattcaattttcacagcatcgatgtgaactgtgatacctatgaatcgatttttaactgccttacgattaatcgttacatcactaatataaacacatattactggtatattaacccatagaAACCAggaaatatggaaatgggacattttactgctgctaatgtgtaacatattactggtattttgtggacaggacacatgtggttggttattatataacccagaaaaaaatggaaatggtacattgtactgctgctaatgtataaataatataaatatatatatatatatatatatatggtgtttcagtgttctgggacacatactcactaactctgtagaatgagaacaaagtgtagtgtattaatttattcatctaaatgtaaccataaacagaacatcacaaatataagcccaaataaatgaaatgtctgaaagaaaggtcataattttccaaacaaaaatcaataagccagaaataaagtgcaaccttttgcaaaatgtaacatgaaccttaaaaacaaaacatttaaacattggaagtacaaggatgggaatattatgacagcagaacctggaacaagactgtaaactatttatttatttttaatcttattttatttctcttcttaggtcgtgtcgtgttagtgAACATGTGATAATACCAATtatcagtatgtggagttcctgttagtcctgcacaactataatgaattactcagaaatctacacgtgtcctgttctcaaaataccagtaatatgttgcACATTACAGCcataaaatgtcccatttctatatgTTTTGGGTTTATATgtgttaatataccagtaatgtgtttatatgtatatttataccctcaacattaccatggaattttgggttttactcaAACCCTTCATCATCAAATAGTTTCTGTAacagttaaatctacacatttatactgtatataatacacatacaggatgatgtgtaacaataatcagtaaaattagctgtaaacacattttgtagaactaaatataaagttatgatgtgaacagaaagaaaggaagacgagccagataattataaactttagaatataatacaatcataacttttaatcataaatatgattcttctcaaaacaacaaactttgatatctttgtcacacaatatctaagcttccagtgaataatttacaaaaaaaaaaaaaagttcactgatggtgacattgagatctcaatgtcaccatcagtggttattattattattattattattattattattattattattattattattattattattaggttccgatgtcccagaatgggacagaggaacctattgttttcgctattatatcgttttattattataccccgcccgcctttgatcgctaattcgaccccctaaaaatgcccgaaaactcaccgaaatttgcacgcacctcaggcctggcgaaaaatttgataattaggtggcgtgaaaaaaaacggacagaaaacgcacgctacgcgtgcgttttcgccgccaaaaaaaacgatggaaccgcacgaccgccaggtttgaccgatatgtacgaaaatcgccacgtgtagtctccgccccagaatgagcaaaaagttacattgtgaccccgcccaaaaccaaacaggaagtcagccatcttgggtcaaaggtcaaaaatggcgtttcgccctcgaaacgcatctgcgcgaactagtctgaggggattcatccgattcgcttaaaacttggcaacaccacataggacccattgaagatgaaaagttatcaaaagaattttcgtatctgtcacggtttggtcgtggcgccgccacaaaaatgcaatgctaattttcgttagcacgcaaaaaattccaaatctccataactctgacacacaaacttcgatcagcttcaaatttcacacaaaggacatgtgcccaagcttggtcatgactgctttgaaacatttcccatcatgccttgtgttttcgaccggtgtcatttaaggtcatgtacacggttagcatcaacaggacgccgttctaggaaaaagcttataactctagaatgcaaagttcaaactgcttcatttttgatacacacaatcactgtccagagctaaacaacaaacgataaccaatttacccacagtgccttgcgttctcagagggcgccgcttctgtggtcgtccaacacgagcagctgtagcggacagacgatatgtcgtgttgacttcaaaacactgtacgatgaacctacacagaggggagcaaattcctattgaagaaacaacagactgtggtcagtgggaggggcctaaaatatcactggaaaattcttcgccatctgtggtcgtccaacacgagcagctgtagcggacaaacgatatgtcgtgttgacttcaaaacactgtacgatgaacctacacagaggggagcaaattcctattgaagaaacaacagactgtggtcagtgggaggggcctataatgacacacgaaaatccctcgccatcacCACGCCAtaaatacgaaaacgcttataactctagagtgcaaagttcaaactgcttcatatttgatacacacgatcactgtccagagctaaacaacaaacgataaccaatgtacccacaatgccttgcgttctcagagggcgccgcttctgtggtcgtccaacacgagcagctgtagcggacagacgatatatcgtgttgacttcaaaacactgtaggatgaatcttattagatggaagcacattgctatggaaaataaaccaggttgtgaaaagtgggaggggcctatcatgacacaggagaatccttcgccatcagcacgctgtaataggaaaaagcttataactctagagtgcaaagttcaaactgcttcatatttgataaacaccatcactgtccagagctaaacaacaaacgataaccaatttacccacaatgccttgcgttctcagagggcgccgcttctgtggtcgtccaacacgagcagctgtagcggacagacgatatgtcgtgttgacttcaaaacactgtaggatgaacctacacagaggggagcaaattcctattgaagaaacaacagactgtggtcagtgggaggggcctataatgacacacgaaaatccctcgccatcacCACGCCAtaaatacgaaaacgcttataactctagagtgcaaagttcaaactgcttcatatttgatacatacgatcactgtccagagctaaacaacaaacgataaccaatttacccataatgccttgtgTTCTAgaagggcgccgcttctgtggtcgtccaacacgagcagctgtagcggagagacgatatgtcgtgttgacttcaaaacactgtaggatgaatcttattagatggaagcacattgctatggaaaataaaccaggttgtgaaaagtgggaggggcctatcatgacacaggagaatccttcgccatcagcacgctgtaataggaaaaagcttataactctagaatgcaaagttcaaactgcttcatatttgatacacacgatcactgtccagagctaaacaacaaacgataaccaatgtacccacaatgccttgcgttctcagagggcgccgcttctgtggtcgtccaacacgagcagctgtagcggacagacgatatatcgtgttgacttcaaaacactgtaggatgaatcttattagatggaagcacattgctatggaaaataaaccaggttgtgaaaagtgggaggggcctatcatgacacaggagaatccttcgccataactacgccgttatacgaaaacgcttacaactccagaatgcaaagttcaaagtgcttcatatttgatagacatgatgaccgtacagccccaaacaacaaacgataaccaatttacccacaatgccttgcgttctcagagggcgccgcttctgtggtcatccaacacgagcagctgtagcggacagacgacatgtcgtgttgacttcaaaacactgtaggatgaatcttattagatggaaacacattgctatggcaaaaagagcaggctgtgaaaagtgggaggggcctatcatgacacaggaaaatccatcgccatagctacgccgttatacgaaaacacttacaactccaggccgattcccaaatccccaacagtggtatacgtgaccgtgggttaccgcccccggccacttcatcggaacctatgacgccgctcgcggctttaattattattattattataccccgcccgcctttgatcgctaattcgaccccctaaaaatgcctgaaaactcaccgaaatttgcacgcacctcaggcctggcgaaaaatttgataatttggtggcgtgaaaaaaaacagacagaaaacgcacgcgtagcgtgcgttttcgccgccaaaacaaacgatggaaccacacgaccgccaggtttgaccgatttgcacgaaaatcgccacatg
This DNA window, taken from Gouania willdenowi unplaced genomic scaffold, fGouWil2.1 scaffold_261_arrow_ctg1, whole genome shotgun sequence, encodes the following:
- the LOC114459099 gene encoding basic salivary proline-rich protein 4-like, translating into MSHQPTPSATSRSPTPHGGHLRPHTRRHETPPRRQHSPEDGGPQATRPTPPKAAWRHTERQPVPGRRAGERAPIRPNQRPTPGEPPPRHSAHGARRTQPADQPPLTRIRKGKNHRPPPHTPTQHNSRGGPRTGKAPPNLRHAAHTGPCGPPRNKAEAPRQAGGATHSSTTPPSDPGCRRHPRAVAPHPRPPRPGATTITTSCPPDRPTPKLTHPTQPCPPPRRKPQLPPPVPRADRNPPTPNPAGEQAPEQRKRRRGERDSGTESKGIERQKNTQAPSPTGPPDVYGGGRRAKSNSPGSRGHPERTHAHEEAPKPPRPPHKPREILVYSLINVLVKNGAGSSLAG